A portion of the Candidatus Brocadia sp. genome contains these proteins:
- a CDS encoding response regulator, producing MRSNTQSKVILLVEDNPDDVELTLRAFRKYNIANEVVVASDGVEALDYLFCRGKYAGRDMSNQPEVVLLDLKLPKVDGLEVLHHLRANERTKYLPVVILTSSNEERDLINGYKLGANSYIQKPVDFTQFSEAVGRLGVYWLLLNKSPINTGGRH from the coding sequence ATGAGATCAAATACGCAATCCAAAGTTATCCTGCTTGTAGAAGACAATCCAGACGATGTAGAACTGACACTGCGTGCATTCAGGAAGTACAATATTGCGAATGAGGTGGTAGTGGCAAGTGATGGAGTCGAAGCGCTGGATTATCTCTTCTGCAGGGGTAAGTACGCCGGACGTGACATGAGTAACCAGCCGGAAGTCGTCTTGCTGGATTTGAAACTGCCAAAAGTGGATGGTCTGGAGGTGTTACACCACCTGCGTGCTAATGAACGAACGAAATACCTTCCCGTGGTTATTCTTACTTCGTCGAACGAAGAGCGGGACCTGATAAATGGTTACAAGCTCGGCGCTAACAGTTACATTCAAAAACCGGTGGATTTTACCCAATTCTCCGAGGCTGTGGGGCGGTTAGGGGTTTATTGGCTTCTCCTGAACAAATCTCCGATTAATACAGGAGGAAGGCATTAA
- a CDS encoding Rieske (2Fe-2S) protein, which yields MVEATKNLETTINRRKFLYFTGWGFIGIFLTTLIGAVVRFFFPRTIIEPPTRYKIGYPSQYTPGVSERLKKQFRIWIVREANRLYVIEAKCTHLGCTPNWLASEGKFKCPCHGSGFTPDGINIEGPAPRPMERFKVALDTDGQIVVDAGVRFRGERGEWDKPGAFLKV from the coding sequence ATGGTAGAGGCAACAAAAAATCTAGAAACCACAATAAATCGCCGGAAATTCCTGTACTTCACGGGATGGGGTTTTATTGGGATATTTCTCACAACGCTAATTGGTGCAGTTGTCAGGTTCTTCTTCCCCAGGACTATTATTGAACCGCCAACAAGATATAAAATTGGATATCCATCCCAATACACCCCGGGGGTAAGTGAAAGGTTGAAAAAACAGTTCCGGATATGGATCGTCAGAGAAGCCAACAGACTTTATGTAATCGAGGCAAAATGCACCCATCTTGGTTGTACCCCTAACTGGCTTGCATCAGAGGGTAAATTTAAATGCCCCTGTCATGGAAGCGGGTTCACACCTGATGGAATAAACATTGAAGGCCCCGCTCCGAGGCCCATGGAAAGATTTAAGGTTGCTCTGGACACTGACGGACAAATCGTTGTTGATGCAGGGGTACGATTCAGAGGAGAACGCGGCGAATGGGACAAGCCTGGGGCATTTTTAAAGGTTTAA
- a CDS encoding EAL domain-containing protein, which yields MKKPLRVLIVDDSMDDIELMLRELRRGGYEPAFERVETASAMKMMLEKQEWDIVLADHYMPFFSAIGALTQLKLSGLDIPFIIVSGSIGEDLAVSAMKAGAHDYIMKDNLARLVPAIERELIEVEERRKRRQAEEALRKSEASLANAQRIAHLGNWEWDTVKNELYWSDEVYRIFGFAPQSFCPTYEAFLNAVHHDERELVEKFFHDALYERKFNNIDHRIVLPDGTVHIVYEQAEVIFDNTGKAIKMSGVVQDITERKQLEKELRSLNESLEQHVAERTAALVKANEGLRVEIEERKRVEEKIKHMAFHDTLTSLPNRLLFNDRLTLSLAHVHRTNEKLAVMFLDLDRFKSINDTLGHSVGDLLLHEIANRLRRCIREEDTVARFAGDEFTLLLLGINESEDVSNIARKILDTIQQPLMIREHELYISTSIGIAIYPNDGADAETLLKNADTAMYHAKEQGRNNYQFYTEAMHAASFEKMIMERNLRRALDRGEFVVYYQPLVNIGTGQIVGMEALVRWRHPDRGLITPEEFLALSENTRLIVFIDELVLYTVCVQCKAWQDAGFQPLCIAVNLSAHTFQQPNLVETVMSALQKTGLDPHFLGLEITESIAMQDIEATIHKLSKLSDLGVQIAIDDFGTGFSSLYYLKKFPVKKLKISQHFVNGIVTDQNDKVIVESVIALAQSLKFKVVAEGVETEEQLIFLKQRQCDEMQGYLFCEPLPAEEFGKIPTQDKQLCGLW from the coding sequence ATGAAAAAACCACTCCGCGTATTGATTGTGGATGATTCAATGGACGACATTGAATTGATGCTTCGTGAACTGCGGCGCGGAGGTTATGAGCCGGCATTTGAGCGAGTTGAAACAGCCTCAGCTATGAAGATGATGCTCGAAAAACAGGAATGGGATATCGTCCTTGCAGACCATTACATGCCGTTCTTTAGTGCAATTGGGGCTCTGACGCAGTTAAAGCTCAGCGGACTAGACATTCCATTTATTATCGTTTCCGGTTCTATAGGAGAGGATCTTGCTGTTTCTGCAATGAAGGCCGGTGCTCATGATTATATTATGAAGGACAATCTGGCACGACTGGTTCCGGCCATTGAGCGGGAATTGATCGAAGTGGAGGAACGGCGGAAGCGCAGGCAGGCAGAAGAGGCGTTGCGGAAAAGCGAAGCCAGCCTTGCCAATGCACAAAGAATTGCTCACCTGGGAAATTGGGAATGGGACACCGTGAAAAATGAATTGTATTGGTCTGATGAGGTTTATCGCATCTTTGGTTTCGCTCCACAGTCATTTTGTCCGACATATGAGGCGTTCCTGAATGCCGTTCATCATGATGAGAGAGAATTGGTCGAGAAATTTTTTCATGATGCCTTATACGAAAGAAAATTTAACAATATTGACCACCGTATAGTTTTACCAGACGGTACGGTGCATATTGTTTATGAACAGGCTGAAGTTATTTTTGATAATACTGGCAAGGCTATTAAAATGAGTGGAGTAGTCCAGGACATTACCGAGCGCAAACAACTTGAGAAAGAACTGCGGTCGCTGAATGAGTCTCTGGAACAACATGTGGCAGAGCGAACTGCGGCACTGGTGAAGGCAAACGAAGGACTGCGGGTGGAGATCGAAGAGCGCAAGCGGGTAGAGGAAAAAATCAAACATATGGCTTTTCACGACACCCTTACTTCATTACCTAATCGGCTATTATTTAACGACCGCCTGACACTGTCGCTGGCACACGTACATCGTACGAATGAGAAACTTGCCGTGATGTTTCTGGATCTGGACAGATTCAAAAGCATAAATGATACGCTTGGGCATAGTGTGGGGGATCTGCTACTTCATGAAATCGCTAACAGACTGAGAAGATGTATACGAGAAGAAGATACCGTTGCCCGCTTTGCAGGCGATGAATTTACTTTGTTATTGTTAGGAATTAATGAATCGGAAGATGTAAGCAATATTGCCAGAAAAATCCTCGATACTATCCAGCAGCCTTTGATGATCAGAGAACATGAACTCTATATTAGTACGAGCATTGGAATTGCCATATATCCCAATGATGGCGCAGATGCAGAAACCTTGCTGAAGAACGCCGATACCGCTATGTATCATGCCAAGGAACAGGGGAGAAATAATTATCAATTCTATACTGAAGCCATGCATGCTGCATCCTTTGAAAAGATGATTATGGAAAGGAATCTCCGCCGAGCGCTGGACCGCGGGGAATTTGTGGTATACTACCAACCGCTGGTGAATATCGGCACTGGTCAGATCGTTGGTATGGAAGCCCTCGTGCGTTGGCGGCATCCTGATCGGGGTCTGATTACCCCTGAAGAATTCCTCGCCTTATCAGAAAATACCAGGCTGATCGTTTTCATCGATGAATTGGTGTTATATACCGTCTGTGTACAATGCAAGGCCTGGCAGGATGCAGGATTTCAACCTCTGTGCATAGCGGTGAACCTTTCGGCGCATACATTCCAGCAACCCAATCTGGTAGAGACCGTTATGTCGGCACTGCAAAAAACTGGCCTGGATCCGCATTTTCTGGGTTTGGAAATCACCGAGAGTATTGCTATGCAAGATATAGAAGCTACTATTCATAAATTGAGCAAGCTGAGCGATCTGGGCGTTCAAATCGCCATCGATGATTTTGGCACAGGCTTTTCTTCTTTGTATTATCTCAAGAAATTTCCTGTTAAGAAGCTTAAAATTAGTCAGCATTTCGTAAACGGTATTGTGACCGACCAAAATGACAAGGTGATCGTGGAATCAGTAATCGCCCTGGCACAAAGTCTGAAATTTAAGGTTGTTGCCGAAGGAGTTGAGACGGAAGAACAGCTCATCTTTCTTAAGCAAAGACAATGTGACGAGATGCAGGGATATTTGTTCTGCGAGCCTTTGCCAGCTGAGGAGTTTGGGAAAATACCGACGCAGGATAAACAGTTGTGTGGCTTGTGGTAA
- a CDS encoding DUF4405 domain-containing protein — translation MLKEKGLFGMLRDVTVNSQVWKSIFRHTFADTPKNRMLKIVSNVFMHLHPARVKRHAPQLKFTWCMGGISFFLFLVLTFTGVLLMFYYHPTVHDAYWDIKDLEYQVPFGAILRNLHRWSAHLMVITVWFHMFRVFATGSYKPPREFNWCVGVVLLVLTLLLSFTGYLLTWDQLGFWAVTVGTNMARSTPLLGHEGPFGEQMGMTAYNDIRFALLGGSLVGGNALLRAYVWHCIGLPLIISIFMMVHFWRIRKDGGISGPL, via the coding sequence ATGCTGAAAGAAAAGGGATTATTCGGCATGCTCAGGGATGTAACGGTTAATTCTCAGGTTTGGAAGTCTATCTTCAGACATACCTTTGCCGACACGCCGAAAAACCGTATGCTCAAGATCGTTTCAAACGTCTTTATGCACTTGCATCCGGCCAGGGTAAAGAGACATGCACCCCAGTTAAAATTTACCTGGTGTATGGGCGGCATCAGTTTCTTCCTGTTCCTGGTACTCACGTTTACCGGCGTATTATTGATGTTTTATTACCACCCTACGGTGCATGATGCATACTGGGATATAAAAGATCTGGAATATCAGGTGCCCTTCGGGGCAATCCTGAGAAATCTGCACCGCTGGAGCGCTCACCTGATGGTCATAACGGTATGGTTCCATATGTTCCGTGTATTTGCAACGGGTTCTTATAAACCACCGAGGGAATTTAACTGGTGTGTGGGTGTCGTCCTGCTCGTGCTTACCCTCCTTCTCAGTTTTACCGGCTATCTGCTTACCTGGGACCAATTGGGATTCTGGGCTGTGACGGTTGGTACGAACATGGCCAGATCAACACCCCTGCTCGGACATGAAGGACCTTTTGGGGAACAAATGGGAATGACGGCGTATAATGATATAAGATTTGCCCTCCTGGGCGGTTCACTGGTAGGCGGAAATGCCCTATTAAGGGCATACGTATGGCATTGTATCGGGTTACCCTTAATCATCAGCATATTTATGATGGTGCACTTCTGGAGGATCCGCAAGGATGGAGGCATTTCCGGGCCGCTATAA
- the xerD gene encoding site-specific tyrosine recombinase XerD: MSEANILDDLIESFINYLLVECGLSKNTILSYSHDLQIFTTFLLSKNISDFSSVRPDTITSFIISEKKRGLSTNSIARTIVAIRMLYKFLLSEGKLQRNPFTVIDSPKLWKRLPEVIPVHKIDDLLSIPDTKTKLGMRNKAILELLYATGARVSEVVAIQMNCINLEYSYVKCRGKGAKERIVPLGTKAIDAIQTYVKTARPKIKNSQDSTYLFLSKAGRPLRRENVWVIVKNCALKAGIHGHISPHKLRHSFATHLLENGADLRSVQEMLGHVNVSTTQIYTHVSKQHLKAIHRQYHPRS, encoded by the coding sequence ATGTCCGAAGCAAATATCCTGGACGACCTTATTGAATCATTTATAAACTACCTCCTCGTTGAATGCGGTTTATCTAAGAATACTATCCTCAGTTACAGCCATGACCTGCAAATATTTACCACTTTTCTGCTTTCTAAAAACATATCGGACTTTAGCAGCGTTCGTCCTGATACGATCACCAGCTTCATTATTTCTGAAAAAAAGCGCGGCCTCTCCACCAACTCCATCGCCCGCACCATTGTGGCCATCCGTATGTTATACAAATTTCTCCTCTCGGAGGGGAAATTACAGCGAAATCCTTTTACGGTGATCGATTCACCAAAGCTCTGGAAGAGATTGCCAGAAGTGATCCCCGTCCATAAGATCGACGATCTCCTTTCAATCCCCGATACAAAAACGAAATTAGGGATGAGAAACAAGGCCATTCTTGAACTTTTGTATGCTACCGGTGCAAGGGTGTCAGAGGTCGTTGCAATTCAGATGAACTGTATTAACCTCGAATACAGTTATGTAAAGTGCAGAGGCAAAGGCGCAAAGGAGCGCATCGTACCCCTTGGGACAAAGGCAATCGATGCCATTCAAACGTATGTAAAAACCGCCAGGCCAAAGATAAAAAACAGTCAGGATAGCACTTATTTATTTCTTTCAAAGGCAGGAAGGCCCCTCCGGAGGGAGAATGTATGGGTCATTGTTAAAAATTGTGCCTTAAAAGCCGGTATCCATGGGCACATCTCACCACACAAGCTGAGACACTCATTTGCTACCCACCTCCTGGAAAATGGTGCCGATCTTCGTTCAGTACAAGAAATGCTGGGACATGTCAATGTCTCCACCACCCAAATCTATACCCACGTTAGCAAACAACACCTCAAAGCCATACATCGACAATACCACCCACGATCTTAA
- a CDS encoding tetratricopeptide repeat protein, with protein sequence MIAVLKSIPFFPLLALVIQGLFFSLHASGEINGKKSSIGIWEKPRYEQAKQYIENGVIDRAIPELEKIAGLYPDNVEVHAYLGWAYSQKGLIPDSVEEFQKVLQLNPNLQKETFDYPMVKDVPAVVKEFTTNFEDLIVWIDGFSGAHEVLGSCYVQLGRLRDALNEYKKVLNLKYGHGKKDLAVDGEEIISVIDQAINEYEEVLRLKPDCVEAYIKLACAHAGKGMLDISITDMKKAIALEPDRIDAHVYLGCFYAMKWMMDEALNELGEAKKVRDCIFENLITEGERCINDGVFDNTIAVARDAIKVYPGNKKAYWLLATAYGKKGEMDKAIEICREIVRMYPDDVHAYVFLGWIYVQCDLTEEAKDLVEGAIRREPGNAEIRALMAFLYASQDLVNEAIAVCNMIIESAENNDMIESYGWIKGRVPSIEQKFREVTDILEIKSDYTEAYVCLGWLHSKNGEHEKATAAFKKAVELTPNSYNAHRYLGNLYVQSGKIKEALDEYNKALNILSGVALQQ encoded by the coding sequence ATGATAGCCGTCTTAAAATCGATACCGTTTTTTCCCCTCCTAGCCCTTGTAATACAAGGGCTATTTTTTTCCTTACATGCCTCAGGAGAAATAAACGGGAAAAAATCCTCTATTGGCATTTGGGAAAAACCACGTTATGAACAAGCCAAACAATATATAGAAAATGGGGTAATCGACCGGGCTATACCGGAATTGGAAAAAATAGCCGGGCTTTATCCGGATAACGTGGAAGTTCATGCATATCTCGGATGGGCCTATAGTCAGAAAGGGTTAATTCCTGACTCAGTGGAAGAATTTCAAAAGGTCTTACAGCTAAATCCTAATCTACAAAAAGAAACCTTTGATTATCCGATGGTAAAAGATGTCCCTGCTGTGGTTAAGGAGTTTACTACAAATTTTGAAGACTTGATTGTTTGGATTGACGGATTTTCTGGTGCACATGAAGTACTGGGTTCATGCTATGTGCAACTGGGAAGGTTGCGAGATGCCTTAAACGAGTATAAGAAAGTATTAAATCTGAAATATGGCCACGGTAAAAAAGACCTGGCTGTTGATGGAGAAGAAATAATTTCAGTAATTGACCAGGCCATAAACGAATATGAGGAAGTTTTAAGGTTAAAACCAGATTGTGTGGAAGCCTATATTAAATTAGCATGCGCCCATGCCGGGAAAGGGATGCTGGATATATCCATTACAGATATGAAGAAGGCGATAGCCCTTGAACCTGACAGAATAGATGCACACGTCTACCTTGGTTGTTTTTATGCAATGAAGTGGATGATGGACGAGGCCCTAAATGAGTTGGGTGAGGCAAAAAAGGTCCGAGACTGTATCTTTGAGAATCTCATTACGGAGGGGGAACGTTGCATCAACGATGGAGTGTTTGACAACACAATAGCTGTGGCAAGGGATGCCATCAAGGTATACCCCGGGAATAAGAAGGCATATTGGCTGCTTGCAACCGCATATGGTAAAAAAGGTGAAATGGATAAAGCGATTGAAATATGCAGAGAGATTGTTCGTATGTACCCGGACGACGTTCACGCCTATGTGTTTCTCGGGTGGATTTATGTGCAATGCGACTTGACCGAAGAAGCGAAGGACCTGGTAGAAGGGGCGATTCGCAGAGAACCTGGGAATGCCGAAATCCGGGCGCTGATGGCTTTTCTTTATGCCTCCCAAGATCTGGTAAATGAAGCGATAGCGGTGTGTAACATGATTATTGAATCCGCGGAAAATAATGACATGATAGAAAGTTATGGTTGGATTAAAGGTAGGGTACCTTCGATTGAACAAAAATTCAGGGAGGTAACGGATATTTTAGAAATAAAATCCGATTATACAGAGGCCTATGTGTGCTTAGGGTGGTTACATTCAAAAAATGGAGAACACGAGAAGGCAACCGCTGCATTTAAAAAAGCTGTTGAATTAACGCCAAATTCATATAATGCCCATCGTTATCTGGGGAACCTGTACGTGCAAAGTGGGAAAATAAAAGAAGCGCTGGACGAATATAATAAGGCATTGAATATTCTATCAGGCGTTGCTTTGCAACAATGA
- a CDS encoding PAS domain S-box protein translates to MNPFLSIRSRLLTFALCISLIPIAVTTTIYYLYARNALKYRIFEDLGAIVESRKQHVLSFMERIEIRTEDFSTDGFIRRCFETIIWKGNPKQGAVVRLNKYLLKKKLPLNRHLIAIALVDKNGRVVSSTDERLIGKDFSRYDVFMQGMRKSYGETNVGQLQYFPDLGTKCTLVSAPIIAKQGVETLGVIINAYSLSALNEITTSRAGMGETGEVYLVSRGKLMITQSRFMDDSALKQVVDTEPVRKLIEEGTTTVGIYRDYRGRPVVGASVYLPKYGWILLAELDKAESFAPLKRLGLVALFFGVVSTVAVTGLGISFAVSTSIPIRDLKDAAERFADGDLDYRVKVTRKDEIGVLARSFNAMAEELKRVITDHKRVEAVLRESEQRFRTIFDGATDGILIADTETKRFYTGNKAICQMLGYPAGEIKNLGIVDTHTKEDLPFVIEQFKKQAKGETALAKDVPVKRKDGNIFYADINTSLVTFDGKTYLMGIFRDVTERKRAEEALRKSQASLANAQRIAHLGNWEWDIIRNELHWSDEIYRIFGLTPQSFGATYEAFLNSVHPADREFVKKSVNEALYEKKPYSIDHSIVLPDGSVCIVHEQAEVLFDNTGKAIQMNGTVQDITERKRIEEALKVLNDSLEQRIAERTAALVKANNELKVEITERRRVEEELRKLFNAVEQSSCSVVITDVRGNIEYVNPKFSRVTGYAPEEVIGQNPRILKSGEKPPEEYKYLWDTITSGGEWEGEFHNKKKNGELYWEYASISPIRSPEGVITHFVAIKEDITERKRTEEELRKQRDHLEFLTNRLAATNKELEAFCYSVSHDLRAPLRGIDGFSKALMEDYSDKLDAQGKNYLQRVCAASNYMGQLIDDLLNLSRITRSEMICKKVDLSALAKKIVSELLEAEPGRQADFVIAEKLVVDGDPRLLGIALKNLLSNAWKFTRKRPRARIELGVKPHDGQTVYFVRDNGAGFDMAFVNKLFGAFQRLHSTTEFEGTGIGLATVQRIIHRHGGQIWAEGAVDQGATFYFTI, encoded by the coding sequence ATGAATCCATTTTTATCAATTAGGAGCAGATTACTTACCTTTGCACTCTGTATCTCGCTTATCCCTATTGCGGTAACTACAACGATATACTACCTCTATGCCAGAAATGCCTTAAAGTATAGGATCTTTGAGGATTTGGGGGCAATTGTAGAGTCAAGAAAGCAGCACGTCCTGTCTTTTATGGAGAGAATTGAGATACGCACGGAAGACTTCAGCACCGACGGGTTCATAAGAAGGTGTTTTGAAACGATTATTTGGAAAGGAAATCCTAAACAGGGTGCAGTAGTTCGCTTAAATAAATATCTCCTAAAGAAAAAGCTGCCGCTCAACCGTCATCTTATAGCAATAGCCCTCGTGGATAAGAATGGCAGAGTGGTCTCATCCACAGATGAGAGGTTAATTGGTAAGGATTTTTCCAGATACGATGTATTTATGCAAGGCATGCGAAAGAGTTATGGTGAAACGAACGTTGGTCAGCTACAATACTTTCCCGACCTCGGTACAAAGTGCACATTGGTCTCAGCCCCAATTATTGCAAAACAAGGGGTTGAAACGCTTGGTGTGATTATCAATGCTTATTCCCTTTCAGCGCTGAATGAGATTACAACTAGCCGTGCCGGAATGGGAGAGACCGGAGAAGTATATCTGGTGAGTAGAGGTAAGTTGATGATTACTCAGTCAAGGTTTATGGATGATTCTGCTCTCAAACAGGTAGTGGACACAGAACCAGTCCGTAAGCTCATTGAAGAGGGAACAACAACGGTTGGTATCTACCGGGATTACAGGGGAAGGCCAGTTGTTGGTGCCTCCGTATATTTACCCAAATATGGCTGGATACTTTTGGCAGAATTAGATAAGGCGGAGTCCTTTGCACCATTAAAGAGATTGGGTCTTGTTGCGTTGTTTTTTGGCGTAGTGAGCACTGTCGCTGTTACCGGCTTAGGAATTTCCTTTGCCGTTTCAACGTCAATTCCCATCAGGGATTTAAAGGATGCCGCGGAGAGATTTGCAGACGGAGACTTAGATTATCGGGTAAAGGTGACCCGCAAGGACGAGATTGGTGTCCTTGCCAGAAGTTTTAATGCTATGGCTGAGGAACTCAAGAGGGTAATCACTGATCACAAGCGTGTCGAGGCGGTGTTGAGGGAATCCGAACAAAGATTTAGAACTATTTTCGACGGTGCAACCGATGGTATACTGATCGCTGATACAGAAACCAAAAGATTCTACACAGGCAATAAAGCGATTTGTCAGATGCTTGGTTACCCTGCCGGAGAAATTAAAAATTTAGGAATCGTGGACACTCACACAAAGGAAGACCTGCCCTTCGTTATAGAACAGTTTAAAAAACAGGCAAAGGGTGAAACTGCATTGGCTAAAGATGTTCCTGTGAAACGAAAGGACGGTAATATTTTCTATGCTGATATTAATACCTCTCTCGTAACTTTTGATGGAAAAACATATCTCATGGGTATCTTTAGGGACGTCACCGAGCGCAAACGGGCAGAGGAGGCATTGCGGAAGAGTCAGGCCAGTCTTGCCAATGCCCAGAGAATCGCCCACCTGGGAAATTGGGAATGGGATATAATAAGAAATGAATTACACTGGTCGGATGAAATTTATCGTATCTTTGGTTTAACTCCTCAGTCATTTGGAGCCACATATGAGGCATTCCTGAATTCTGTTCATCCTGCCGACAGGGAATTTGTAAAAAAATCCGTCAATGAGGCTTTATATGAAAAAAAGCCTTACAGCATCGATCATAGCATAGTTTTGCCGGATGGCTCAGTTTGCATTGTCCACGAACAGGCCGAGGTTCTCTTTGATAATACCGGTAAAGCGATTCAGATGAATGGAACGGTTCAGGACATTACCGAGCGCAAGCGGATAGAGGAAGCGCTGAAGGTACTCAACGACTCTCTGGAACAACGCATAGCAGAACGAACGGCGGCGCTGGTAAAGGCAAACAACGAACTCAAAGTGGAAATTACAGAGCGCAGGCGGGTAGAAGAAGAGCTTCGCAAGTTATTTAACGCTGTTGAACAAAGCTCATGTTCGGTTGTAATTACGGATGTAAGGGGTAACATCGAATACGTAAATCCCAAATTCAGCCGGGTAACAGGTTACGCACCGGAAGAAGTAATCGGGCAAAACCCCCGTATCTTAAAATCCGGCGAGAAACCACCCGAAGAATATAAATATTTATGGGACACTATTACTTCCGGCGGAGAATGGGAAGGAGAATTTCATAACAAGAAAAAAAATGGTGAGCTTTATTGGGAGTATGCATCCATTTCACCTATCAGAAGCCCTGAGGGTGTCATTACCCATTTCGTAGCGATTAAGGAAGATATCACAGAGCGCAAGCGAACAGAGGAAGAATTGAGGAAACAACGCGATCACCTTGAATTTCTTACGAATCGGCTTGCTGCCACCAACAAAGAGTTGGAAGCGTTCTGCTATTCTGTATCGCATGATTTACGCGCGCCGTTGCGGGGCATCGATGGTTTCAGTAAGGCGCTGATGGAAGACTACTCTGACAAGCTGGATGCACAGGGGAAAAACTACCTCCAGCGTGTATGCGCGGCCAGCAACTATATGGGGCAACTTATCGATGACCTGCTGAATCTCTCCCGTATAACCCGCAGCGAAATGATCTGTAAAAAAGTCGACCTGAGTGCGCTGGCGAAGAAGATCGTGTCGGAACTCCTGGAGGCAGAACCGGGACGTCAGGCGGACTTTGTTATTGCTGAAAAATTGGTTGTCGATGGTGATCCGCGATTATTAGGGATAGCGCTTAAGAACTTACTCAGTAATGCATGGAAGTTTACCAGAAAGCGTCCGCGGGCAAGGATAGAACTTGGCGTTAAACCACACGACGGACAAACGGTGTATTTTGTGCGTGACAATGGTGCCGGATTCGACATGGCCTTCGTCAACAAATTATTTGGCGCATTTCAGCGCCTCCACTCAACAACGGAGTTTGAGGGCACCGGCATCGGGTTGGCCACCGTGCAGCGCATTATCCATCGCCACGGCGGTCAGATTTGGGCTGAAGGTGCAGTGGATCAGGGGGCAACGTTCTATTTTACGATTTGA